The following proteins come from a genomic window of Paenibacillus sp. CAA11:
- a CDS encoding carbohydrate ABC transporter permease, translating into MAQRAGRWLLYLFAAVWLIPLVWMTMTSLRPKQVALSPGLSLDFTLENFRHVWSAAPFTEYYLNTVLIVVGVFAVQLLTATMAAYVFARVDFFGKDFVFMLFLVQIMVPADVLIFPNYTVLKDLSLLDTKLGIMLPYFASAFGIFLLRQMFKSIPHELDEAATMEGYSRWRILWKIYFPLARPTYIAFGLVSVSYHWNNFLWPLIVTNSVENRPLTVGLAIFAQSFETGAQWTEVSAATLLVIAPLVVLFLVFQRQFMNSFIQSGIK; encoded by the coding sequence ATGGCCCAGAGGGCGGGGCGATGGCTGCTTTATCTATTTGCGGCGGTGTGGCTAATCCCGCTGGTATGGATGACCATGACATCGCTGCGTCCAAAGCAGGTCGCCCTGTCGCCAGGGTTGTCTCTGGACTTTACGCTGGAGAATTTTAGACATGTCTGGTCGGCAGCCCCCTTCACCGAATATTACCTGAATACGGTGCTCATTGTGGTCGGGGTGTTCGCCGTGCAGCTGCTGACCGCCACGATGGCGGCTTATGTCTTTGCCCGGGTCGACTTTTTCGGCAAAGATTTTGTGTTTATGCTGTTCCTTGTTCAGATTATGGTTCCGGCAGATGTGCTGATTTTTCCGAATTATACCGTCTTGAAGGATCTGTCTCTGCTTGATACGAAGCTTGGCATTATGCTGCCTTACTTCGCCTCGGCCTTCGGCATATTCCTGCTGCGGCAGATGTTCAAGTCGATCCCCCATGAGCTGGATGAGGCGGCTACGATGGAGGGTTACTCCCGCTGGAGGATTTTGTGGAAAATCTATTTTCCGCTGGCCCGGCCAACCTACATCGCGTTCGGCCTTGTGTCGGTGAGCTATCATTGGAACAATTTCCTATGGCCGCTGATCGTGACGAACTCGGTAGAGAACCGTCCCCTTACAGTGGGGCTTGCGATCTTCGCCCAATCGTTCGAGACGGGAGCACAGTGGACAGAGGTGAGCGCTGCAACACTGCTGGTCATAGCGCCGCTTGTGGTCTTGTTCCTAGTGTTCCAGCGACAGTTTATGAACAGCTTTATTCAATCGGGAATTAAGTAA
- a CDS encoding ABC transporter substrate-binding protein, giving the protein MRFKRLKWISLILSILMVTACGSAASSNKNNTASRNKEDVSATKTASASGDKVELTFYYPISVGGPLTPTIEGMAKDFMEEHPDIVVKPVYTGSYADTAVKTQAGVQAKTPPDVAVLQSTELFSLLDMDAILPLDDFIAKEGGDSYLSDFYPAFLSNSQTGGKTYSIPFQRSTIVLYYNKEMFKKAGLDPERGPKSWDEMREYAKKLTKDGVWGLEIPVTGFAYWMLQTFSLQNGTNLMTEDGKKVMFDNPQVKEGLEYWSNLALKDKVMPEGATDWGTVPSDFLEGKTAMMYHTTGNLSNVKANAKFDFGVSFLPMNKSYGSPTGGGNFYIFKGIDQKKQEAAWEFVKFMTESKRAAQWSIDTGYVAVKKSSYETDLMKKYTTDFPAALVARDQLEYAAAELSTHNNGKVMKALSDQVQAVLTGGIAPADALKKAQEEADRALAPFNK; this is encoded by the coding sequence ATGCGCTTTAAGCGACTGAAATGGATCAGCCTCATTCTGAGTATTCTGATGGTGACCGCTTGCGGCAGCGCGGCATCCTCGAACAAGAATAATACGGCATCCCGGAATAAGGAAGATGTCTCCGCGACCAAGACGGCTTCAGCTTCCGGAGATAAGGTGGAATTAACTTTCTATTATCCAATCTCTGTCGGCGGTCCGCTGACTCCCACGATCGAAGGAATGGCTAAGGACTTTATGGAGGAGCATCCGGATATTGTGGTTAAGCCGGTCTATACCGGCAGCTATGCGGATACAGCGGTGAAGACGCAGGCTGGCGTTCAGGCCAAGACGCCGCCTGATGTAGCAGTGCTTCAGTCGACTGAGCTGTTCAGTCTGCTGGATATGGACGCGATTCTTCCGCTGGATGACTTTATTGCCAAGGAGGGCGGCGACAGTTATCTGTCTGATTTCTATCCGGCCTTCCTGTCCAATTCCCAAACTGGCGGTAAGACGTACAGTATTCCGTTCCAGCGCAGTACGATCGTCCTCTATTACAACAAGGAAATGTTCAAGAAAGCCGGGCTGGACCCTGAGAGAGGACCGAAGAGCTGGGACGAGATGAGAGAGTATGCTAAGAAGCTGACGAAGGATGGCGTCTGGGGACTTGAAATTCCAGTTACCGGCTTTGCCTACTGGATGCTTCAGACCTTCTCGCTGCAGAACGGCACGAACCTGATGACAGAGGACGGGAAGAAAGTCATGTTCGATAATCCGCAGGTGAAGGAAGGTCTGGAGTATTGGTCCAACCTTGCGCTGAAGGACAAAGTCATGCCGGAAGGCGCCACGGACTGGGGCACGGTTCCGTCCGACTTCCTGGAAGGCAAGACGGCGATGATGTACCACACGACGGGCAACCTGTCGAACGTGAAGGCGAATGCGAAGTTCGACTTCGGCGTCTCCTTCCTGCCAATGAATAAGAGCTATGGCAGCCCTACCGGCGGCGGCAACTTCTATATCTTCAAGGGCATCGACCAGAAGAAACAGGAGGCGGCCTGGGAATTCGTCAAGTTCATGACGGAGAGTAAGCGGGCAGCCCAGTGGAGTATCGACACCGGCTATGTAGCGGTTAAGAAGTCCTCTTATGAAACGGATCTTATGAAGAAATATACGACCGACTTCCCGGCTGCACTGGTTGCTCGCGATCAGCTGGAATATGCGGCAGCAGAGCTGTCGACCCACAACAATGGCAAGGTGATGAAAGCGCTGAGCGATCAGGTTCAAGCCGTGCTGACAGGCGGCATAGCCCCGGCTGATGCTCTGAAGAAGGCGCAGGAGGAAGCGGACCGGGCTTTGGCCCCTTTTAACAAATAG
- a CDS encoding glycerol-3-phosphate responsive antiterminator gives MLKQDLYHYWDAARIIPAVRRAHDLEAACQSPWPVIFLLIGDLMTAEDYVRQGLAAGKQVFLHADFISGLGGDPIVMKYIAERARPTGIISTKSHFVKHAKKNGMKAIQRVFLIDTSALEHGIQNIEQSAPDAVEIMPGLLPKVIGRMSSATRLPIIAGGLIQDRAEVEQALAAGASAVSMGARQLWQ, from the coding sequence ATGCTGAAGCAGGATTTGTACCATTATTGGGACGCTGCCAGGATTATTCCAGCTGTACGCAGGGCTCACGATTTGGAGGCGGCGTGCCAAAGCCCGTGGCCGGTTATATTTTTGCTTATTGGAGATTTAATGACAGCGGAGGACTATGTGCGGCAAGGACTTGCGGCAGGCAAGCAGGTGTTTCTTCATGCGGATTTTATCTCCGGCCTGGGCGGAGACCCGATTGTTATGAAATACATCGCGGAACGTGCTCGCCCAACAGGCATTATTTCGACGAAAAGCCATTTTGTAAAGCACGCGAAGAAGAATGGCATGAAGGCGATTCAGCGAGTATTCTTGATCGATACATCTGCACTAGAGCATGGGATTCAGAATATTGAGCAGAGCGCACCGGACGCTGTGGAGATCATGCCGGGGCTGCTGCCCAAGGTTATCGGCCGGATGAGCTCGGCTACCAGGCTGCCGATCATTGCTGGCGGATTGATTCAGGATCGAGCCGAGGTGGAGCAGGCGCTAGCCGCTGGAGCGAGTGCCGTGTCCATGGGTGCAAGGCAGCTGTGGCAGTAA
- a CDS encoding carbohydrate ABC transporter permease, with protein sequence MLSKRSILAWKNNAFAWLLLAPSLLFLFLFTFYPIGRTLWLSLHQADLAAPAPLFIGADNYKWLAGDGLFWKVMQNNLWFAIGTVPTSLALGLAMAVLANKAIRGTSFIRVSFFYPTMIPMIAVANIWLFIYTPQYGLLSRLVKSMSLQDMNWLGSQDVVMWAMIVMIVWKEAGYFMIFYLAGLQNISPEIYESTRVDGVSRWKVFRKITFPLLMPTTLFVSIVALTNSFKLVDHLMIMTKGGPDNASNLLLYHIYETAFSFWDQGMASALTIIMVAILLLLAAFQFFGLDKRIHYE encoded by the coding sequence TTGCTAAGCAAGAGATCCATATTAGCTTGGAAGAATAATGCGTTTGCCTGGCTGCTGCTGGCTCCGTCCCTGCTCTTTTTGTTCTTGTTCACCTTCTATCCAATTGGGCGCACCCTGTGGCTGAGTCTGCATCAAGCAGACTTGGCTGCTCCCGCGCCCCTGTTCATAGGTGCGGACAATTACAAATGGCTGGCGGGAGACGGTCTGTTTTGGAAGGTGATGCAAAATAACCTTTGGTTCGCGATAGGCACGGTGCCGACGTCGCTGGCCTTGGGGCTTGCGATGGCAGTGCTGGCTAATAAGGCGATTCGAGGCACGAGTTTCATCCGGGTCTCCTTTTTCTACCCTACGATGATTCCGATGATTGCTGTAGCGAATATCTGGCTGTTCATTTACACTCCGCAATACGGTCTGCTAAGCCGGCTGGTAAAGTCCATGAGCTTGCAGGATATGAACTGGCTGGGCTCACAGGATGTGGTGATGTGGGCCATGATTGTGATGATTGTATGGAAGGAAGCCGGATACTTCATGATTTTCTATCTGGCCGGCCTTCAAAATATCTCTCCGGAGATTTACGAATCGACCCGGGTGGATGGGGTTAGTCGGTGGAAGGTATTTCGCAAGATTACCTTTCCGCTGCTGATGCCGACAACCCTGTTTGTGTCCATTGTTGCCTTAACGAACTCCTTTAAGCTGGTCGATCATCTGATGATTATGACCAAGGGAGGGCCGGATAACGCAAGCAATCTGCTCCTCTACCATATTTACGAGACAGCATTCAGTTTCTGGGATCAGGGCATGGCCTCTGCGCTAACAATCATCATGGTGGCGATTCTGCTGCTGCTGGCAGCCTTCCAGTTCTTCGGACTGGATAAGCGAATCCATTACGAATAA
- a CDS encoding sugar phosphate isomerase/epimerase family protein: protein MTQPMRASISTYALSDLPLEEAIDRLIQEGWRSIEIMAEGPHGELLGWTKEKVDDLRRMGKQHGISFSIHAPIKDCNPAAARPDVIRAAAETVLHTLHLAEELGCIYIVLHPGELAGGSSAQPGRSLEDETLERVITFLQVILQASEDSKVIIALENVPPYPGLLGTEPGFLERIVQRLASPRIRLIYDCGHAHLHGDGACLSMLRAMLPYLVGLHLSDNLGLQDDHLALGTGTVPVEAVLALLQDSGFTGSSVLEVRDYAAVEASLPLLLHPFANRVAYRNQSNPYDQMHGEEHDMIQTKHENHRNK, encoded by the coding sequence ATGACACAACCTATGAGAGCTTCAATCTCGACCTATGCCTTATCCGATCTTCCGCTCGAGGAGGCCATTGACAGGCTCATTCAGGAGGGCTGGAGAAGCATTGAGATCATGGCAGAAGGGCCGCATGGCGAGTTGCTGGGATGGACGAAGGAGAAGGTGGATGACTTAAGGCGGATGGGCAAGCAGCATGGCATAAGCTTCTCCATCCATGCGCCGATCAAGGACTGTAATCCTGCCGCAGCGAGGCCGGATGTTATCCGTGCTGCGGCAGAAACTGTCCTGCATACACTGCATCTTGCAGAAGAGCTGGGCTGCATCTATATCGTCCTGCATCCCGGCGAGCTAGCCGGGGGCAGCTCAGCTCAGCCGGGGCGTTCCTTGGAAGACGAGACGCTGGAGCGGGTGATTACCTTTCTGCAGGTGATTCTGCAGGCGTCCGAGGATTCCAAGGTGATCATTGCGCTGGAGAATGTGCCGCCTTATCCGGGCCTGCTTGGCACAGAGCCTGGTTTTCTGGAGCGAATCGTTCAGCGGCTCGCTTCACCGCGCATCAGGCTGATCTACGACTGCGGGCATGCGCACCTGCATGGGGATGGAGCCTGCCTCAGCATGCTGAGAGCCATGCTTCCCTACCTTGTCGGCTTACATCTTAGCGACAATTTAGGGCTTCAGGATGACCATTTGGCGCTTGGCACGGGAACGGTTCCAGTGGAAGCAGTGCTGGCCCTGCTGCAAGACTCTGGCTTTACGGGTTCCAGCGTGCTTGAGGTTCGCGATTATGCCGCCGTAGAGGCATCCCTTCCCCTGTTACTTCACCCATTTGCCAATCGCGTAGCATACCGGAATCAGAGCAATCCATATGATCAGATGCATGGAGAAGAGCACGATATGATCCAGACTAAGCACGAGAACCACCGAAATAAGTAA
- a CDS encoding glycerophosphodiester phosphodiesterase family protein, protein MKNGSRYLSIFMLMTMVGGTVLTGLGAPHAYADSPFPGTERKAMEVRKAVSAPVVDGRLEESAWQIATPLDVATVQGAAGGGEFGLLWDNDYLYVGVNLRDDQLIYNGNGAWFEQDSISLFLDPTKHQSAPFAEQDMQLGIVYQPDTMEPEFHFGAALDNHSGKDESRIRRAISKTGMGWTAEIAVPWDMLGFDPRRDKEMGFEISATDRQNADDSSAQVTRYWTAYQKTSFWNDTEGYGVITFLDQPVGGDEGGGGSDNSVLLSESFDGYAAGEAPAGWSPFSSGGAPAMTIVESPEGGGVLQYEGTSPGMLGGMIAPVQGSDYTVETDIRFEEAGEEGGAAVLFGGSNSGFDFHYLKLKPGGKAEWGQLSAAGGRQMLAEADSAPLDLGKRYKLKLRVFGEQAQASVIDLETGGEHQLGKQTLPALPPQGLIGLGAEASKVQFDNVKVTRLKAERLDLALEDSLQALTGPVTVTGSVYYSDGATEEVEPSLMKLYSSDESTIKVVDNQLYPIKEGSAVIKGVFRQAEAERTVTVTPSIGGVSVVTLRPESGYVLAVTGEPMDISKLNFSTELSDFSKGTLRGDELEWSFDSAAVRLTDGRIRVQQKGVYTATVSKDGATAKVVIAAKDQADSEYVLYEENFDQLQNGTLPDGWTRIEGATASKAAVKDGGFEILADQTPDNPIRVLLPHVLEVFGDYTIEADMSFLSANDAARWNSLMFRIQNQNYPYYQMAVRSDATAANGVEFAERTKANSWNVMERGSHTERLEFGKPYHYAVKVKGARVQEWIDHRLIIDTDQAGAYLQGGIGLQANGSTLRVDNLRVTLQDKALPALPAERFVQVTEPQTQIAAAPSVVTEIQSAEDLAKLQGSTVPATAILHVNAKLEVTDAAGKSKLGQLEQVLNALGGRSIPAFYIRDDESVIPLADLLKSQGIEDAFVISDDGELVKRLRAAVPMIRGIVDFTGKTVKSEEDLMEIRRETTLSQAKIALLSPEAATRKKTDYLEERTIVVWAKEDGKETTGNLSLHRLITAGVNGMVTSRPEAAFQALELYNHEATLIRKPYLIGHRGMPANSPENTIESNLLAYEAGADFIENDMYLTKDGNIVIIHDSVLQNTTNGRGNVEDFTVEELKKLNANKPYPQGFPDVKIPTLGEQLDLVKSKGIMLYAELKTSTPEAVDAFIRIMKEKDAESAVNTMSFTASQLKRMAELMPEMPLGLLTGGYASETNVNKSLRETQKLLQGLNATFNTSYGGVGKNFVEAAKHRGILISPWTLNNKAELMKFFKMGVYGLTTDYSLWMSDWAASVKPEQDSYKLRAGEAQKLKVQVQTYKREEQLQAPEVVVIDGQDVIQASGDTVTAKKAGQAHVLLRYTASLEPGNVYDLYSEPVAITVTGSGSPGGGSGGGNDGGSGSGSGGGNAGGSAAGASGTSSSGNSGSQPGNASQGKGSASSPLAAVEGKLDGAAVKQAFAERSKVYATFEDASVQLPASALREAAKQSGASLSIGNSSGAYQLPVSLLDPAVLAKLLGAKEEELSLRFTIRELGAAESKAVTQAITAAGGTPAAGAVQFTAEAVNADGQARPINFGPAYVTRELRLKGAAAPAGITGLEYRPDKGELRFVPALLENGAGSAGPLALLKHRASSGIYTAAVFNKSFADLDGHWAKESVEQLANRLLLKGTDASRFEPGREVTRSEFTVMLVRAIGLLPAASQAGYADAGAWYASDVAAAAAAGIVTGLGDGSFRPDDKLTRAQQAVMIARALAAAGSEVKVSEARQQELLARFADGGNQAWAKQEVAAMLEAGLMKGTGSGRLDLDQRSSRAESAALLARMLIHLGFMK, encoded by the coding sequence ATGAAGAACGGTTCCAGGTACTTATCCATATTCATGCTGATGACAATGGTGGGCGGTACGGTCTTGACAGGTCTAGGTGCACCCCATGCTTATGCGGATTCCCCGTTCCCGGGTACGGAGAGGAAGGCTATGGAGGTCCGCAAGGCTGTATCAGCTCCGGTGGTGGACGGAAGGCTTGAGGAATCTGCCTGGCAGATTGCGACCCCGCTGGACGTAGCAACGGTGCAAGGAGCAGCCGGGGGCGGCGAGTTCGGCCTGCTGTGGGATAATGATTACCTGTATGTCGGAGTGAACCTGAGGGATGACCAGCTGATTTATAACGGTAACGGAGCGTGGTTCGAGCAGGACAGTATCAGTCTGTTCCTTGACCCTACCAAGCATCAGTCTGCTCCGTTTGCGGAGCAGGATATGCAGCTGGGGATTGTATACCAGCCGGATACGATGGAGCCTGAGTTTCACTTTGGAGCGGCGCTGGACAATCACAGCGGCAAGGACGAGAGCCGGATTCGCCGTGCGATCAGTAAGACCGGCATGGGATGGACGGCGGAGATAGCAGTCCCATGGGATATGCTTGGCTTCGATCCCCGCCGGGATAAGGAAATGGGCTTTGAGATCTCGGCAACGGATCGGCAAAACGCAGACGATTCGTCAGCGCAGGTCACAAGGTATTGGACCGCTTATCAGAAGACCTCCTTCTGGAACGATACAGAAGGCTATGGGGTGATCACCTTCCTTGATCAGCCTGTGGGCGGAGATGAAGGGGGAGGCGGCAGTGACAATTCCGTGCTGCTGAGTGAATCCTTTGACGGATATGCAGCCGGGGAAGCGCCCGCGGGCTGGAGTCCCTTCAGCAGCGGCGGTGCCCCGGCCATGACGATCGTAGAATCTCCGGAAGGCGGAGGAGTGCTTCAATACGAAGGAACTTCCCCAGGGATGCTTGGCGGGATGATAGCCCCCGTCCAAGGTTCGGACTATACGGTGGAGACGGACATCAGGTTCGAGGAGGCTGGGGAAGAAGGCGGCGCCGCAGTGCTGTTCGGCGGCAGCAACAGCGGGTTCGACTTCCATTACTTGAAGCTGAAGCCGGGTGGCAAGGCCGAGTGGGGCCAGCTGTCAGCGGCGGGAGGACGCCAAATGCTAGCCGAGGCGGATTCCGCTCCCTTGGATCTCGGGAAGCGTTACAAATTGAAGCTTCGTGTCTTTGGCGAGCAAGCCCAGGCTTCAGTTATAGATCTGGAGACTGGTGGGGAGCATCAGCTGGGTAAGCAGACACTGCCTGCGCTGCCTCCCCAAGGCCTTATTGGGCTTGGTGCGGAAGCAAGCAAGGTACAGTTCGATAACGTGAAGGTTACACGCCTTAAGGCCGAGCGCCTGGACCTTGCGTTGGAGGATTCCTTACAAGCACTCACAGGCCCAGTAACGGTCACGGGAAGTGTCTATTATTCGGACGGTGCTACTGAGGAGGTGGAGCCTAGCTTAATGAAGCTGTACTCTTCGGATGAGAGTACTATCAAAGTGGTCGATAACCAGCTCTATCCAATTAAAGAAGGCAGCGCGGTGATCAAGGGGGTGTTCCGCCAAGCCGAAGCTGAACGTACGGTCACGGTGACCCCTTCTATAGGCGGGGTGTCTGTCGTTACTTTGCGTCCGGAATCCGGTTATGTGCTTGCGGTCACAGGCGAGCCTATGGATATTTCCAAGCTGAATTTCAGCACAGAGCTAAGCGACTTCTCCAAGGGAACACTTCGCGGTGATGAATTGGAGTGGAGTTTTGACAGCGCTGCGGTCCGTTTGACGGATGGCCGCATCCGCGTGCAGCAAAAGGGAGTCTACACAGCCACGGTCAGCAAAGATGGGGCAACTGCGAAAGTGGTCATTGCCGCTAAGGATCAGGCAGATTCTGAATATGTTCTCTATGAAGAGAACTTTGACCAGCTTCAGAATGGAACACTGCCTGACGGATGGACGCGCATTGAGGGAGCTACGGCCTCTAAGGCTGCAGTTAAGGACGGAGGCTTTGAGATCTTAGCCGACCAAACCCCGGATAATCCAATCCGTGTGCTGCTTCCGCATGTTTTGGAGGTATTCGGAGACTATACCATTGAAGCGGACATGAGTTTCTTGTCGGCTAATGATGCGGCAAGATGGAACTCCCTCATGTTCCGTATTCAAAATCAAAATTACCCGTACTACCAAATGGCGGTTCGCAGCGACGCGACGGCTGCCAACGGTGTGGAATTCGCTGAACGAACCAAGGCTAACTCTTGGAATGTCATGGAGCGCGGCTCCCATACCGAACGGCTGGAATTCGGCAAACCTTATCATTATGCCGTAAAGGTTAAAGGTGCCAGGGTACAGGAATGGATCGATCATCGGCTGATTATTGATACGGATCAAGCGGGAGCCTATCTGCAGGGAGGCATCGGTCTACAGGCGAACGGCAGTACCCTGCGCGTTGACAATCTGCGGGTCACGCTGCAAGATAAGGCGCTTCCAGCCCTTCCGGCCGAACGGTTCGTGCAGGTTACTGAGCCGCAGACGCAAATTGCTGCAGCCCCTTCGGTTGTAACCGAGATTCAGAGCGCAGAGGATCTTGCTAAGCTGCAGGGGTCGACGGTCCCGGCCACCGCCATTCTGCATGTGAATGCGAAGCTTGAGGTCACCGATGCGGCGGGCAAGAGCAAGCTCGGTCAGCTGGAGCAGGTGTTAAATGCGCTTGGGGGGAGAAGTATTCCGGCCTTCTACATTCGTGATGATGAGTCCGTAATCCCTCTAGCGGATCTGCTAAAGAGCCAGGGGATTGAGGATGCCTTCGTGATCTCGGACGATGGAGAGCTGGTGAAGCGGCTGAGAGCCGCCGTGCCGATGATCCGGGGGATCGTTGATTTTACCGGGAAGACCGTGAAATCCGAAGAGGATCTGATGGAGATCCGCAGGGAGACTACGCTCAGCCAGGCGAAGATAGCTTTGCTGTCACCAGAAGCAGCAACCCGCAAGAAGACCGATTATTTGGAAGAGCGGACGATTGTAGTATGGGCGAAGGAGGACGGGAAGGAGACCACTGGAAATCTGTCACTGCACCGCCTGATTACCGCAGGGGTAAACGGCATGGTCACATCTCGTCCGGAAGCGGCATTCCAGGCATTGGAGCTCTATAATCATGAGGCTACGCTCATCCGCAAGCCGTATTTGATCGGTCACCGCGGCATGCCGGCGAATTCTCCAGAGAACACAATTGAGAGCAATCTGCTCGCGTACGAGGCAGGAGCCGACTTCATTGAGAATGATATGTATTTAACCAAGGATGGGAACATCGTCATCATCCATGATTCGGTCCTGCAAAATACGACGAACGGCAGAGGCAACGTCGAGGATTTCACTGTAGAAGAACTGAAGAAGCTGAATGCGAATAAGCCTTATCCGCAAGGGTTCCCGGATGTTAAGATTCCGACGCTTGGCGAGCAGCTTGATCTGGTGAAGAGCAAGGGAATTATGCTGTATGCCGAGCTCAAGACGAGCACGCCGGAGGCGGTGGATGCCTTTATCCGGATTATGAAGGAAAAGGACGCCGAAAGCGCAGTGAACACGATGTCCTTCACTGCAAGCCAATTGAAGCGCATGGCCGAGCTGATGCCAGAAATGCCGCTGGGACTGCTGACGGGCGGATATGCCAGCGAGACGAATGTGAACAAGTCCCTGCGTGAAACGCAGAAGCTTCTTCAAGGCTTAAATGCGACCTTTAATACGAGCTACGGCGGCGTAGGTAAGAACTTCGTTGAAGCTGCTAAGCATCGCGGAATTCTGATCTCTCCATGGACGCTAAATAACAAAGCGGAACTTATGAAATTTTTCAAAATGGGTGTCTATGGATTGACGACAGATTACTCGCTGTGGATGTCAGACTGGGCTGCCTCTGTGAAGCCTGAGCAGGACAGCTACAAGCTTCGCGCTGGGGAAGCACAGAAGCTAAAGGTGCAGGTGCAGACCTACAAACGGGAGGAACAGCTTCAGGCGCCAGAAGTCGTGGTCATTGACGGACAGGATGTGATCCAAGCCAGCGGAGACACAGTGACTGCGAAGAAGGCGGGGCAAGCGCATGTGCTGCTTCGGTATACGGCTTCGCTGGAGCCGGGGAATGTGTATGATCTGTACTCCGAGCCCGTTGCGATTACAGTAACAGGCAGCGGAAGCCCTGGCGGCGGTTCGGGAGGCGGCAATGATGGAGGTTCCGGCTCGGGTTCCGGCGGAGGAAATGCTGGAGGGTCAGCAGCGGGAGCTTCTGGAACAAGCAGTTCTGGGAATTCCGGCAGCCAGCCGGGGAATGCCTCGCAAGGCAAAGGCTCTGCCAGCAGCCCGCTGGCCGCTGTGGAGGGCAAGCTGGACGGAGCGGCTGTGAAGCAAGCCTTTGCGGAGCGGTCAAAGGTGTATGCCACCTTTGAGGACGCAAGCGTTCAGCTTCCGGCTAGCGCCTTGCGCGAAGCCGCCAAGCAGTCTGGGGCCAGCTTGAGCATTGGCAACAGCAGCGGCGCTTATCAGCTGCCGGTATCGCTGCTGGACCCTGCTGTCCTCGCGAAGCTGCTCGGCGCCAAGGAAGAAGAGCTGAGCCTGCGCTTTACCATTCGCGAGCTTGGCGCAGCGGAGAGCAAAGCGGTGACGCAGGCGATCACCGCAGCCGGCGGCACGCCAGCAGCCGGCGCTGTACAGTTCACCGCCGAGGCGGTGAACGCAGACGGCCAGGCCCGGCCGATCAACTTCGGGCCGGCCTATGTGACGCGCGAGCTGCGGCTGAAAGGCGCCGCAGCTCCGGCGGGAATAACCGGGCTCGAATATCGCCCGGATAAGGGCGAGCTGCGGTTCGTACCGGCCTTGCTGGAGAATGGCGCAGGCTCGGCAGGGCCACTGGCCTTGCTGAAGCATAGAGCGAGCAGCGGCATCTATACGGCTGCCGTGTTCAACAAGAGCTTCGCCGATCTGGATGGCCACTGGGCGAAGGAGAGTGTGGAGCAGCTGGCAAATAGGTTGCTGCTTAAGGGAACAGACGCCTCACGCTTTGAACCCGGCCGCGAAGTAACCCGGTCGGAGTTCACCGTGATGCTGGTGCGGGCGATCGGCCTGCTGCCGGCAGCTTCGCAGGCTGGCTACGCCGATGCCGGAGCCTGGTATGCAAGCGATGTTGCCGCAGCAGCTGCCGCAGGAATTGTTACCGGTCTTGGCGACGGAAGCTTCCGTCCGGATGACAAGCTGACGCGTGCGCAGCAGGCCGTTATGATTGCCCGTGCACTTGCGGCAGCGGGCTCTGAGGTGAAGGTATCCGAGGCCCGTCAGCAGGAGCTGCTGGCACGCTTTGCGGATGGCGGCAACCAGGCCTGGGCTAAGCAGGAGGTCGCAGCTATGCTGGAGGCTGGCCTGATGAAGGGGACTGGAAGCGGAAGGCTGGATCTGGATCAGCGGTCTTCTCGGGCTGAATCGGCCGCGTTGCTGGCACGTATGCTGATTCATCTGGGCTTCATGAAATAG
- a CDS encoding HAD-IIA family hydrolase — protein MRDLMKYDGYFFDLDGTVFLGQRLLPGAAEALESLRAQGKRLLFLSNTTTRTREECYLRLTGLGIQAHRQEMVTAGWMSALYLREQAGEVRVYVIGEPALVLELVEQGVPITLYVEEATHVLVGMDMHFNYDKLHAAAKAVRRGAALIAANPDTCCPVEGDLLPDTWAIVQAIVTASGVRTHAVMGKPSSYFAQKTLEWSGLEASRCLMIGDRLDTDIAFGLKHGLGTALVLTGVSGGSELAASPIRPDYVWASLHELASVFTV, from the coding sequence TTGCGGGATTTAATGAAGTATGACGGTTATTTCTTCGATCTGGATGGGACGGTGTTCCTTGGTCAGCGGCTGCTGCCCGGGGCAGCAGAGGCGCTGGAGAGTTTGCGCGCTCAAGGCAAGCGCCTGCTGTTCCTGAGCAATACCACTACACGCACCCGGGAGGAATGCTATCTGCGGCTTACCGGGCTTGGCATTCAGGCCCACCGACAGGAGATGGTGACCGCCGGATGGATGTCGGCTCTTTATTTAAGGGAGCAGGCAGGGGAAGTGCGGGTCTATGTCATTGGAGAGCCTGCCCTGGTGCTGGAGCTGGTTGAACAAGGCGTGCCCATCACGCTGTATGTGGAGGAGGCTACCCATGTACTCGTCGGGATGGATATGCACTTTAACTATGACAAGCTGCACGCGGCCGCTAAGGCCGTCCGCAGAGGTGCGGCGTTAATTGCTGCCAACCCGGATACATGCTGCCCAGTCGAGGGCGATTTGCTCCCGGATACCTGGGCGATTGTACAGGCGATCGTGACGGCAAGCGGAGTAAGGACGCATGCGGTCATGGGCAAGCCGTCCAGCTATTTCGCCCAGAAGACGCTGGAGTGGAGCGGCCTTGAAGCTTCCCGGTGTCTGATGATCGGCGATCGGCTGGATACCGATATTGCCTTCGGGCTGAAGCATGGGCTGGGGACCGCCCTGGTGCTCACCGGGGTGAGCGGCGGAAGCGAGCTTGCCGCATCGCCTATCCGTCCTGATTATGTCTGGGCTTCGCTGCATGAGCTGGCTTCGGTATTTACCGTGTAG